The DNA sequence CCTGCGGGGAGAGGATGGCGCTTCGGGGGCTTGGCGGCGCACGGCGGTTTTGGCGCTGGCGACGGCTCTCAACGTCCTGGCCAAGCCGAATTTCGCCATCTGTCTGCTTCCCGCGCTGGGCTTGGCCATGGCCTGGAGGCTCGGCGCCAAGAAACGGATTGACGCGCTTCCGCTTTTGCTGGGCGTCTTCGGCATGGCGGTCGCGATCTTGCTATGGCAGTACCAATTTGCCTTCGAGCGCCAGGCTCTGGGGACGCCGATGAAGATCGTTTGGGCGCCGTTTCAGGTCCACGGCTTGTATTCTTCTTGGCTCTTGCCGAAATTTCTCCTCTCGATCGCTTTTCCTTTATACGTATCGCTCGCCTACGCTCGCTGCGCGAGGGAGGACTTTCGGCTTTCCTTCGCCTGGCTCATCTTCGCCTTCGGCGCCTTCTACGAATATTTTCTCGCTCAAGCGGAGCCTTCCAGCCCCAACTTCGGTTTCGGCGATTTCTTCTGGAGCGGCCAGATTTCACTGTATTTATTGTTCATCGCCTCGGTCCTGTTTCTCATCAACCTCCCGCCTTCGGAACGGGGTCGGCGCTGGTGGCCTGGTTGGGGGGTCTTCGGTCTTCACTTGTGCAGCGGTCTGGTTTGGTATTACGTCCAGCTGACCAGCCGGCCGGTATCCCTCTGGTGGTGAAAGAAATGAGGCGTCTCGCATGAGCCAACGGCTTTCGAAATACTTGTTGAAATCGCGGATCCGGATGCTCGTTTTCAATCAGGTCTACGTCTATTTCATCCATTTGCTGCACGTGGCTCTGGACCTGCTTCCCGGGTTCTTGCGGAACGCCGCATTCAAGGCCCTGTTGGCGAAGTGTGGACGCATGAATTTTTTCGATTACGGCGTCTATTTCAAGTTTCCCCGCCTGGTCGAATTGGGAAGCCAGGTCAGCATCAATCGGGGAGCGGAATTCTACCCGAGCTACATCGGGAATTTTCGGATCTTCGTCGGCTCGGACGTGGTGATCGGATCCCACTCCGCGTTCTATACGGCCGGCCCCGACCCCGACCACCTCTCCAACTACCGGGGCGGCGACATCCGCGTCGGCGACCATGTCTGGATCGGCGGCCACGCGGTGATCCTGCCGGGGGTCACCGTTGGACAGGGCAGCATCGTTGGCGCGGGCAGCGTGGTGACCCGGGACATACCGCCTTACGCCATCGTGGCCGGTTCTCCGGCGGAGGTGTTGCGGTTTCGAGAGGTGCGTTACGAGAGCAGCGGCGCGGACCTGCCGGTGGCATGCACCGAGAGGGCGTGAGATGAGAGACTATTCCATACCGTTCAACCGCAGCTATCTCGCCGGGGACGAGTTCCGCTACATGCGGGAGGCGGTCGAGCGCGGCCGGACCTCGGGAGACGGCGAGTTCACCCGTCGCTGCAACGAAATGTTGGAGCGGGAAATCGTAGGCGGTAAGGCCCTGCTCACGACCTCCTGTACCCATGCCCTCGAGATGGCCGCGATGCTGCTCGATCTCAAGCCGGGGGACGAGGTCCTGGTGCCTTCTTTCACCTTCGTATCCACCGTGAACGCCTTCGTCCTGCGCGGCGCCAAGCCGGTCTTCGTCGACATCCGTCCCGACACCTTGAATCTCGACGAGGGCTTGCTCGAGGCCGCGGTCGGCCCGGCCGCCAAGGCGATTTTTGCGGTGAACTACGCCGGCGTGGGCTGCGAATACGATCGGCTGCGGGAAACTGCGGACCGGCGGAGCCTCAAGATCGTCGAGGACAACGCCCACGGCCTCTTCGGCAAATACCGCGGCAAGCCCCTCGGCGGCTTCGGCGACATCGCCGCCCTGAGCTTCCACGAGACCAAGAATTTCAGCTGCGGAGAGGGCGGCGCGATCCTGCTGAACGATCCCGTCCACGTCGAGCGGGCCGAGATTCTGCGGGAAAAAGGAACGGATCGCAGCCGATTCTTCCGCGGCCAGGTGGACAAGTACAGCTGGGTGGATATCGGTTCGAGTTACTTGCCTTCGGAGATCTTGGCCGCTTTTCTGTGCGCCCAGCTCGAACGCCGCGAAGAAATCCAGGATAAGCGCCGTTCGATCTCCGAATTCTACCGTAAGAGCCTGGGCGAATGGGCCGGGGCGCACGGCGTCGGCCTGCCCCAGGTCCCCGGGCACTGCGAGTCCTCCCACCACATGTTCTATTTGCTGTTTCCCGAGGCGGCGCAGCGCGACGGGCTCATGCGTCATTTGCAAGCGCGGGGAATCATGGCGTTGTTTCATTATGTACCGTTGCATCTCTCCAAGATGGGACGCCGGTTCGGTGGTCGGGAAGGGCAATGCCCCGTGACGGAACGAACGGCGGCGCGGCTGTTGCGTTTGCCGTTTTTCACCGGCCTCTCCGAAGCGGAGCTCTCGCGGGTCGTCGATGCCGTCCTCGAGTTCAAGCCGTGAACCAATCTCTTTCAGAGAACGGAGACTCTCGCAGCCAACGACTGCTTTGGACCGCGGCTTTTTTGTCCTTGCCCGCCCTGATGACCCTGGTCTTGCTCCAGCTTTATTTCGGGAAAACGCCGGCCGCGTATGCCCCTTACTACAGCGACGAGCTCTATTACTGGCATGAGGCCCTGGATTTTTCGGCGGTCGGGTTTCAGGGAGGTTATTACACCTTCGAGGAAAAACCGGCCAAGGCCTCCTTTTCACGCTTCGACGCCCACGGCCCGGTGTTTCCGATGTTCTACGGCGCCTTGGGGCGGGTCTTTGGATGGGGTCCCGCGACGGGACTGTATGGGAACCTGTTTTTTTTCACCGCCGCTTTGGCGGGATTCCTGGCCTTGGTCCGTCCCGACTCGGCGACCCTGCGACGCGCGACCTTGGTCGCTGCCCTGGCTTGGCCCCTGCATCTTTATATGCCTTCGATGATGCAGGAGAGTCTCCACTTGGGAGGGGCGGTGTTGCTGGCGGGCGTCTTTTATCTTCTGCTGGAAAGACGCGATTCCTGCGGCCCCGGATTTTTTATAGGTTCTTGCCTGCTGCTGCTCTTCCTTTCGGTGTTGCGGACCACCTGGGCCTTCCTGTGGGCGCCCTTCTTTTTGGCTTCGCTGCGGCGCCCCACGGCGGCGCGGCTCGCCTGGGTTGGGGCTCTTTCCCTGCCCTGGATGTTCGCCTTCTTCTGGCTCGTCCTGTATTGGGGGGCGCCCTTTCCTTACGGAATCTTTCCCGAACTGCGGGAGCTGTCCCAAAGCAACCCTGGCGCCCTGTGGGGGCACTTTTGGGGCCATGCCTACGACAACCTGGTTCTCTTGATAAAGGTCGACGGGAAGTACCTCCTTCCGGATGTGCAGCAATACCTCCTGTTGGCGGTCCTGGCTGTAACGGCCTATTCGGTTTGGAAGCGTGAGGAGGGGCGAAGATCCGGGCTTTTCATCGTTTATGTCCTGGGGTCGCTGCTGGGCTTCGTGATCTTTTTTTACGAGCTGTTCAACTGGGGCGATTACCGCGTCTTCGCGCCGGTTCTCCTGCTTTGCGTCTTCCTGAGCCTCGCCTCTAAACGTCGATTATGGATTGCGAGCCTTTTTGTGGGCGCGGGATTGGCGACCTCGCCGGCCTTTTCCAAGGCTTACCTAGAGACCGTTTCGAAAAGCTTTCAATACCCGTCGGAGTCGCGGCGCGCCTTTCGAGAGGCGGTCGCGGAAGGGATGCGATACCGGGCCGGGGCGGACCCTTGGTGCAACACGGTGCTGTCCTATCTCACGCCGTGGCCCTTTCCGCCCGAGTTGGCCGAGGTGCCCGCCGGCATCGGCATATCCGCCGTGTTGAAACTCGAAAGGCTCGCCCTTCCGCCCAAGTCGAAATACCTGCTTCTGGATGAAAAGGGATATTCCGATTTAAAGGGCAAGGTGAGCCTGAGCTTTCTGAACAAGACCGAGGTCGGAGACCTCTATTGGAACTTGGATTCCGGATGCGAATAGCGTTTCGAGTCTTCTGCGTCTTGCTTGCGGCCCTGCCGATTTGGCGGCTTTGCGCCTTTCTCGCGTCGCAAGGTGAGAACACGGCCTCCAACGACGACCTGATGATTGCTCCCCTGATCGGCGAGATCCTGGCCGGCCGCTATGCCTGGGGGAATTTTTTTCGCGACACTTTTTTGAACGGCCACGCGATGGTCTTTCCCACCCTGGTTCAGGCCTTTCTTGCCGAATTTTTCGCCTGGAACCAGCTGATCGTCCTGGGAGCGGGGATCGGCATCGGGGCTTTGACGGTGTTCCTCCTGTTCGACGCGATGACGGCGTCCAGCCGCGGGCCCGCTCGGTGGTGCCTGCTGCCGTGGATTTCGGCGCTGTTCTTTTTTCCCAGCCAGGTGAGCAGCTTCGAATTCGGATTCGCCGCCATGACCCTCGGCCTGGGTTGTCTGGGATTCGCCTTGAGTTTGTGGAGCGTCCTGAGGGTCCGAACGGACGGCCTCGCCGCTTTTGGCATGGTGCTGGGCGGCCTCCTCGCCAGCTGGTCTTACGGGGGCGGCGTGTTCGTGTGGCCGGCGGCGCTGTGGGCAGCCCAGGGCAGATGGGGTTGGCGGAAGCGCTATTTCCTCGCATGGGCGACCGGGGCCTGGTTGGCGAGCCTTCCCTACCTCTACTACGGAGTTTTGCATCCTTTTCAGGATCTGTATTTCCTGGTCGAGCAGCGGGCGGAGGGGGGAATGCGCGTCGCTTGGCCGGGATGGAGGTTTTTCCTCGAGGGGCTGGGGCTTCCCTGGGCGCCGGTGTCCTCGCCGCAGCCGGCGAGGGGGCGGGGTTTCTTCGGGTTGCTTCTCGTCGGCGCGACGACGGCGGCCTTACTGCGCGGCGCCGCGCGGGGGGAGGCCACGAGGGGCGCTCTGGCCGTGCTGCTGTTCGGCGCCTTGAACTTGGGCGCCATCGCCTTGTTTCGGGGGAATTTGGCGCATTGGTATTCGAAACCGACTATGTTGGTATGGATCGGCCTTTCTGGGGCGGCTTGGCTGTTGTGTCGGGGGGTTCGTGGGGGAGAGGTGTGGAAAGGGTTCCTGCTCCGTGCGGATTTCTTTCAAAAGCCGCTTCTCGGCGCGGTGTGTTTTGCGGCCATGGTTTATTGGGGGATTTCGTCGGGCGCCGGCTTCGCCGAATATTCCTATTTCATTCGCGGGCGCAGCCCAGTTTCGGCCTCCTGCCTTAGAAACGAGGCGGACGCGCCGACGTATTGCCTGCAGGAGGTTTTTTATTGGCCGCCGGGCCGCTTCGAGATCTTGGGCAAGCTCGCGCGGCCGCTGCGGGAGCACCGGCTGTCCGTGTTCGGACCTCGCCGGACGGTCTTGCTCCAGGGAGATTTTATCTTGGACTCTGTGCTCGTGCGTCGCGGTTCGGGGATGCCCCCCGTCCATTGGCTGGACGAAAGTTTGCGACGGACCGAGTTTCGCGATCCGCGGCGGCTGACGCTCTTCCTCCACTCCGGAAATACGGTCGATTGGAAGATGTCCTTGCCCGCCGCTCCGCGTTCCGCGACCTTTTTCGCGGAGGTCGCCCTCAGCCCCGCGGCGCCCAGCTACGAGAATTCCGACGGGATGACCTTTCGGGTGGAGGCGGTTGGGGAAAACGGGGCGAACCGTTTGCTGTGGGAGCGGCGTTTCGGGGCGGGTGAGAGCGGGTGGGTTCCGATTAGGGTCCCGCTCGAGGCCTATGCGGGCCGCGATCTCACCCTGCGACTGAGCGGCCTCCCCGAAGGGAACCCGATCCACGATTGGGGCCTGTGGCGGGCTCCGCGCCTCGAGATCGAGGGGGGGGCGGGTAAGCGAGACGATGCCGCCGGTGAGGACCGTCCTCCGCGTCCTTCCAACACCAGCCTCTCGGAGGCCTGGCCGCCATTCCGGGAAGAGGATGCGATTTTGCCGCTCGACGAGAAGGGAGAATGGCGCGAGGCCGACGAGGCACCGGGCCTTTGCCTGGGAGAGTTCTCGCACTTGACCTTCGAGGCCGAGGCGCCGAGCGTTTCGCGTTCGAAGGCGATACGGATAACCCTGGATACCTCCAATCCGGGGGGCGGGGCGGACTTGACCGTTCCCCTGCTTGCCGGCGACGGGAAGCATCGCTACGCCTATCCGTTAAGGCTCTTGGAGGGCGGCGAGGAATATTTCCTCAAGAGGGTAAAATTAAGCTATATGCAAAGTGCGAATCCCCCCCGCTCCTCGCGGCCGCCGGTGCGGGAGATTCGTTGGGTCCGCGCCACAGAAAAGGTCATCTGTCGATGAAAATCCTCTTTGTCTCCCATAGCTCCCCGTTTTTGGAGGGAGGGGTCGAGACGCGTTCCCGGGAAACGGCCTTGCGCCTCGCGGCGGAAGGTCATGAAGTAAAATATTTGTGCGGGAAGATGCGTCCCGAGGAGCTCCCATTCGAGCGCAAAGGGGGAATCGAGATCCTGCGCAAGAAGGTGGTTCCCGATTTTTTGCTGAAGCGTTTCCCTTTTCCTAGTTATTTCACCCTGGCGATGGCGAACGTCCTGATGATGTTCCACCTCCTCCATCTACTTCGCGAAGAACGCTTCGACGCGCTCCGAGAGGACTTCGCGCCGGTTCCCGTCTCCGGCCTGCTGGCCTTTTTCCCCTTGCCGGTCGGGAGGCGAGTCGCGGTGGTCCATAATCTGCCGGGAAACTGGAGCGCTTGGGTCCGGTTTTACGGCGCGATATTCGGCGGCTACGGTCGCGTGATGGAATTTTTTCTGCGGCGGGGCTGGTTTCAGTTCGATCGCTACGTGGTGCCCAGCCGCTGGTATTGGAAATCCCTGGAGCGCGCTTCCAAAATTTTTCGGAAGGCGCACTTCATTCCCAACGGCATCGACGAAAGCCTCTTCGTCCGGCACGAGCATGAATCGAGGGCCGCCGTTTCGATGCGGCGCCTGGTGTGCGTCGGAAGGGCGGTGGAGGTCAAGGGACACAGGGATCTGCTCGAGGCGATGGGCCGCTTGAAGCCAGAATTTCCGGAGATGCGTTTGACTTTGGTCGCCCAAGGTTCGTTGTTAAGCTCCCTGATGCGGGAGGCCGAGGCTTTGGGAATTCGGGAAAACATCGAGTTCGTTCCATGCCTGGCGCACGATGAGATGCCGGCCTTGTTTCGCCGTTCCGGCCTTTTGGTGATGCCCTCGAGGTTCGAGGGTTTCAGCCTGGTCCTGTTGGAGGCTATGGCTTGCGGGCTTCCGACCCTATTGTCGGATATTCCGGGTTTTCGCGACATCGCCGACGGGAATACCTCGGTCTTTTTCAAGGAGGGGAACGGACTCGATTTGGCCGCCAAGCTCCGATGGGCCTTTGAAAACCCGGAGGAAATGAGGGAGAAGGCAAGGCGCGGCCCCGCCGCCGTGGCCAAGTATCGCTGGGAAACGATTTGCTCGAAAGAGGTTTCGGTGCTGCTGGGGCTTGACGAAGAGATCTCGTCGGGTGAATTTAGCTTCCATCCGTCCTAAAGAGGGGATTCGACTGCATTCCGGCCCCCACGAAAGAAGGCCATGATTTCCTGCTCCACATCAAATTCGATCCGTGCCGCGGTGCTCGTGCCCTTGTTCAACGCCGAGAATCGCATCGCGGGTCTCCTGGAAAGCTTGCTCGCCCAGACCCGGTTGCCCGACGAGATCATACTTGTGGATGACGGATCCTCCGACAGCTCCGGTGTCGTGGTGGCGGGCTTTGCGAAACGGTATCCTATCATCAAGTACGATTACCGGGCCAACGGCGGTGCGGCCTCCGCCCGTAATGCCGCATGGCGGATGACGACCGCGGATATTTGCGTCTTCACCGATGACGACTGCCTTCCCGAGCGAAACTGGCTCGAGGAGATGCTGAAGCCCTTCGCCGATCCGGGGATCGGAGGCGTGGGAGGTATCTACAAGACTTTGCGGCCCGATATTCGGTTGGCGAAATTCATCGGATTGGAACTCGAATACAAATACGGTTTGATCGAGGAACGCGTCGATTGCCATCCGACGGCCAGCTTGGCGGTGAGGCGACGCCTCTTGGAGGCCTTGGGGGGATTCAACGAAAAATTCGGCAACCCCTGCGCGGACGATTGGGATCTCACCTATAAATTGTCCGCTCGCAGCCGCCTGGTCCTGCAAAAAACGGCGGTCACGGGGCACCTTCACCCCGAGCGACTTTGGCCCTATTTAAAGTCTCAATACCGCCGGGCGCTCAATCGCATCCGCCTGTACCGGGAACATCCCGAGAAGAAGAGGGGCGATGCCTATACCGACCCTCGGATTCCACGGCGTATATTGTCCTCGGCGGCTTTCCTGGGGGGCTTC is a window from the Deltaproteobacteria bacterium PRO3 genome containing:
- a CDS encoding acyltransferase is translated as MSQRLSKYLLKSRIRMLVFNQVYVYFIHLLHVALDLLPGFLRNAAFKALLAKCGRMNFFDYGVYFKFPRLVELGSQVSINRGAEFYPSYIGNFRIFVGSDVVIGSHSAFYTAGPDPDHLSNYRGGDIRVGDHVWIGGHAVILPGVTVGQGSIVGAGSVVTRDIPPYAIVAGSPAEVLRFREVRYESSGADLPVACTERA
- the rffA gene encoding dTDP-4-amino-4,6-dideoxygalactose transaminase codes for the protein MRDYSIPFNRSYLAGDEFRYMREAVERGRTSGDGEFTRRCNEMLEREIVGGKALLTTSCTHALEMAAMLLDLKPGDEVLVPSFTFVSTVNAFVLRGAKPVFVDIRPDTLNLDEGLLEAAVGPAAKAIFAVNYAGVGCEYDRLRETADRRSLKIVEDNAHGLFGKYRGKPLGGFGDIAALSFHETKNFSCGEGGAILLNDPVHVERAEILREKGTDRSRFFRGQVDKYSWVDIGSSYLPSEILAAFLCAQLERREEIQDKRRSISEFYRKSLGEWAGAHGVGLPQVPGHCESSHHMFYLLFPEAAQRDGLMRHLQARGIMALFHYVPLHLSKMGRRFGGREGQCPVTERTAARLLRLPFFTGLSEAELSRVVDAVLEFKP
- a CDS encoding glycosyltransferase family 4 protein, whose amino-acid sequence is MARGRRGTGPLPGRVLALDLRGRGAERFAFEGDTDNPGYLQSGGRGGLDRSPACRRREASLRLSVKALGGRRGIFPQEGKIKLYAKCESPPLLAAAGAGDSLGPRHRKGHLSMKILFVSHSSPFLEGGVETRSRETALRLAAEGHEVKYLCGKMRPEELPFERKGGIEILRKKVVPDFLLKRFPFPSYFTLAMANVLMMFHLLHLLREERFDALREDFAPVPVSGLLAFFPLPVGRRVAVVHNLPGNWSAWVRFYGAIFGGYGRVMEFFLRRGWFQFDRYVVPSRWYWKSLERASKIFRKAHFIPNGIDESLFVRHEHESRAAVSMRRLVCVGRAVEVKGHRDLLEAMGRLKPEFPEMRLTLVAQGSLLSSLMREAEALGIRENIEFVPCLAHDEMPALFRRSGLLVMPSRFEGFSLVLLEAMACGLPTLLSDIPGFRDIADGNTSVFFKEGNGLDLAAKLRWAFENPEEMREKARRGPAAVAKYRWETICSKEVSVLLGLDEEISSGEFSFHPS
- a CDS encoding glycosyltransferase, with translation MISCSTSNSIRAAVLVPLFNAENRIAGLLESLLAQTRLPDEIILVDDGSSDSSGVVVAGFAKRYPIIKYDYRANGGAASARNAAWRMTTADICVFTDDDCLPERNWLEEMLKPFADPGIGGVGGIYKTLRPDIRLAKFIGLELEYKYGLIEERVDCHPTASLAVRRRLLEALGGFNEKFGNPCADDWDLTYKLSARSRLVLQKTAVTGHLHPERLWPYLKSQYRRALNRIRLYREHPEKKRGDAYTDPRIPRRILSSAAFLGGFIFYPLVAARVLLLAGQLFLFLGGLDFRFTLFLIKRDPATACYGVFVQSARNFAWLLGIATEWLRGLGNRGGKRERRAVGNGL